ACAAAGATGCACCTCTGTATGTGTGTTCGTGTTTGTTGATAACTTACTGATATTCTTAAACTTCTATCTAATTATCCAATtcttccaataataataataataataataataataataataataataataaaacgcTCTTTAAATTagctttttgaatattttaatttcaatatactTTGTgcacacaaaaaaattagtcaTCGAATcagttattatgtatttatcacaaaaaatatatatattgtttaaatcatgtttaatttatgttttgtattttaatatgtattttacaATGATGATGAATTTGATAATTGATTTCTCTGCATACATGTTTCTTGGTTTCAGAGTAACGTATTGCTGATATTATCGACATTTTATTTTTCAGGGGCCATAGTTTACCCACCGTGAAAGAAACAAGAGGTAACTATAGGATTTATTTTTTTCCCCTAGTGATTTAGACTTTTAATCGGATAAAATGATTTTTCATTCATTATACATATAGTAGATTTGAAGGACTCTGAGAATGGAACTATTCCTGCCAACAAAGCGAAGGCAGGAACTGCAGCTTTTCTTATTGAACTCGAGGAAAGAAGATCCATTAAGGTGAGAActtgtttttcattttcttttctacttgttttttttttctctttccaaATATATCCTCTTACTATAGGCAAGTTCGAAAGGAAAAGGGTCGTGTTAAATCATTGAATTATGCAATTCAATTTTCAGAGATCTTCTCCGTTATATTGTAGCATCCGTTAAAGTGGCGGGAAAGAAAGTGAACTCTTAACTAACTCCTCACGAGAGTTCTAATACAAGAACAATAACGTTTGGCAATTAAAATTAAtcctaaaaatctaaaattattttatttagtatttaactATGGAAAAGTCTAGAaggccagcagttttattgaattttggccagcatgtaaccagcagagaaaggtgagccattggatgaaattttacaccaatctcacaccatcaaatcatcattattTCTTTAGTATTACCGAAGCGAGCATATGTGAGACGCTGAAAACAGGTAGATTCTTCATATTTGTATTATTCCTTGCACATGTTTGCAGGTGTTTGGAAAGAGCACTTTTGTTGGGTTAGCAATAACTTTCTTTGCCGGTGTTTGCTTCTCGCTGTTCTCGCCGGCATTCAACTTGGCGACAAATGACCAGTGGCATACCTTAAAGAAAGGGGTTCCCCATTTGACAGTTTACACCGCATTCTTTTACTTCTCTGCATCTTGTTTTGTTCTAGCCATAATTCTAAATCTTACCTTCCTTTACCACCCTGTCCTAAACTTACCAAAGTCGTCGCTTAAGGCATATTTGAGAGACTGGGATGGAAGAGCTTGGGCACTTTTAGCTGGCCTGCTTTGTGGATTTGGAAATGGACTTCAGTTTATGGGAGGTCAAGCTGCAGGATATGCTGCTGCAGATGCTGTTCAGGTAAACTTCTTATACCTTTTTATACTCAAGTAAAAACTTGccaacaaaattttttagattttagataaaaactttattgttatatattattattaaagtttaGAGTCTagggtttagtatttaaaatttagtatttttttttagtcaacaacaacaacaacaaagccttgtcccactaagtggggtcggctacatgaatcaaacgacgccattgtgctctgtcatgtatcatgtctacagagagaccgtttacatgtagatctcgtttgaccacctctggatggtcttcttaggtcttcctctgcctttcgccccttgtccatcttccatctcatctaccctcctgactggatgttctatcggtcttcttctccNNNNNNNNNNNNNNNNNNNNNNNNNNNNNNNNNNNNNNNNNNNNNNNNNNNNNNNNNNNNNNNNNNNNNNNNNNNNNNNNNNNNNNNNNNNNNNNNNNNNNNNNNNNNNNNNNNNNNNNNNNNNNNNNNNNNNNNNNNNNNNNNNNNNNNNNNNNNNNNNNNNNNNNNNNNNNNNNNNNNNNNNNNNNNNNNNNNNNNNNgcacttttttgtcgcatataaaaccagatgcactccgccattttgaccaacctgcttggatcctatgatttacatcatgtttaatctctccattatcctgtatgatgcacccaagatacttaaaacttttaacttttcgtagggtgttctctccaattttcacctctatattggagttttcccttctcaaactgaacttacattccatatattccatctagctacggcttatgcgcagaccatacacttctagagcttctctccataactccaacttcttatttaggtcttcccttgactctcccataaggacgatatcatcggcaaaaagcatgcaccatggcataGNNNNNNNNNNNNNNNNNNNNNNNNNNNNNNNNNNNNNNNNNNNNNNNNNNNNNNNNNNNNNNNNNNNNNNNNNNNNNNNNNNNNNNNNNNNNNNNNNNNNNNNNNNNNNNNNNNNNNNNNNNNNNNNNNNNNNNNNNNNNNNNNNNNNNNNNNNNNNNNNNNNNNNNNNNNNNNNNNNNNNNNNNNNNNNNNNNNNNNNNNNNNNNNNNNNNNNNNNNNNNNNNNNNNNNNNNNNNNNNNNNNNNNNNNNNNNNNNNNNNNNNNNNNNNNNNNNNNNNNNNNNNNNNNNNNNNNNNNNNNNNNNNNNNNNNNNNNNNNNNNNNNNNNNNNNNNNNNNNNNNNNNNNNNNNNNNNNNNNNNNNNNNNNNNNNNNNNNNNNNNNNNNNNNNNNNNNNNNNNNNNNNNNNNNNNNNNNNNNNNNNNNNNNNNNNNNNNNNNNNNNNNNNNNNNNNNNNNNNNNNNNNNNNNNNNNNNNNNNNNNNNNNNNNNNNNNNNNNNNNNNNNNNNNNNNNNNNNNNNNNNNNNNNNNNNNNNNNNNNNNNNNNNNNNNNNNNNNNNNNNNNNNNNNNNNNNNNNNNNNNNNNNNNNNNNNNNNNNNNNNNNNNNNNNNNNNNNNNNNNNNNNNNNNNNNNNNNNNNNNNNNNNNNNNNNNNNNNNNNNNNNNNNNNNNNNNNNNNNNNNNNNNNNNNNNNNNNNNNNNNNNNNNNNNNNNNNNNNNNNNNNNNNNNNNNNNNNNNNNNNNNNNNNNNNNNNNNNNNNNNNNNNNNNNNNNNNNNNNNNNNNNNNNNNNNNNNNNNNNNNNNNNNNNNNNNNNNNNNNNNNNNNNNNNNNNNNNNNNNNNNNNNNNNNNNNNNNNNNNNNNNNNNNNNNNNNNNNNNNNNNNNNNNNNNNNNNNNNNNNNNNNNNNNNNNNNNNNNNNNNNNNNNNNNNNNNNNNNNNNNNNNNNNNNNNNNNNNNNNNNNNNNNNNNNNNNNNNNNNNNNNNNNNNNNNNNNNNNNNNNNNNNNNNNNNNNNNNNNNNNNNNNNNNNNNNNNNNNNNNNAaagttttaaataattaatatatgcgTTAAAAATAAGTCATTAATTATTATGGTATCGgtgttaaaattataaataatttttcaaaaaataattatattaaataataactgatttataattaatatacaagaataaaatttgaaaaggaaatacctcaatttaatattaatctaaattttacattaaaataTATGAAACAGTGTGTATTCTTATTTTGCATTTATTTGtcgaatttttgaaaaagagttaagtgtttaattattatttaagattttatttgcATTGCCATATCATATTTGAACTCTAGTAATTTTATGCCCCACAATTATTTTTCATTgggataaaaatataacattaaaTGTCTCAAGTTATTAGTGGAACATTTTAGATAAACCTAATACATCATAGAAGATAATTGTGACCAAAATAGTAGAGACAACACAATTACACAACTTAACGAAGTAACCAATTAACATACGTATTTGTATCGGTATCTTATCAGTTATACACTTATAAATCATTTTAACTGAAGATGCATTATTATATGTTGATGATACAGGCACTTCCACTTGTCAGTACCTTTTGGGGTGTAGTTTTGTTCGGAGAGTatcgaaaatcatcaagaagaACATATGCATTGCTTTGCAGCATGTTACTTATGTTTATTGTAGCTGTTGGTGTACTAATGGCATCATCTGGCCATCGAAAATGACAATCCAACTAAGGAGAAAGATGTTTATAATAATGATTGAAACATTTGGTGGTTATTAAATATAGCGTCAAAGttaaagatgtaaattacagtcTCACAGTATCGTTGTTTTatacttaattttcaaatttcaattatatAGTAAAAGACTATCAAGTGCAAAAGGAGAAGTATAAATTAAATTGTGTTTATAAGAGATATATATacgacttttttttttaaataaataaaaaaattatatttactaCTTTATACCAAGATACaaatatttactattttatgtagtattttctaattttttatgtactcaATTTCGCTGCCAATACCtgcaaaatagaaaaagaagattTAAGGTTACAATTTTACAGATAATGCTAGCAAAATTAgtccaacaaaaaataaattattaatattttttaattttaaattaataacaattagctttaaaatataaatgctaataaaaaaatattttctattcgaatttaaataaattatcaaaagaaacaagaataaaaattcaaattttttgctttaattgaaattttaaaataaattgcgTTTTTACAAACTTATGAATTAGAATACAATgataaacattttaaaaaatttataaaaaatcatCGTTTGTCTCATTGATATCTAAAGAATCattattaagattttttatattaaaaaaattaatctaaaatatATCCCTTTAAAGTGATATTAGAGttattaaaaacttaattaaattttttcaaaataaaaaataacacataattatataacataaaaaaatcaactatgtttatactttatacaatatgtaatttaaaaaataattaaaatattatatcaatcacattaacatttaatttatgaaattaagtaTAGACACCATAAGAAATTACCAGAATAACGACTGATTTAGCGACCAATTTGTTAACAAGGCCACCAAACTCTCACCAAAAAGTATCAATCGTTAAATCAGTCTCTGAGTAAATCGGTCGCCAGTTTGTGACCAGTGTTTTGGCCTCTAATTTGCGACTAATATTTCGGTCGCTAATTTGCGGCCGACGTTTCAATCTCTAATTCGGTCACTAAGTGTGAGCATGTATTTTAGCAACCAACATTTTAATCGCTAAATCGATTGCTAATTAGCAACCAAACATTTCAGTGACCAAATTTCCATGGCTCatcctaattttttaattatcaactttttactaaatttttacaTTTAGGCCTTCAAATATTGAAAAATCAGCAATACAAAACCTACACCTTAACacataaaagtaaataacacataaacaataatcaaaatcaCATAACACACTTAAATAATAACCAAAATAACTCATCTTAACATAAAGCCAACAGTAAAAGAAGTTAGACGAATCATTCcttctaatttaattattaattaatattaaaataaaagtataccAACTTGCATTGTTAGAATACCAGAGCAGAAActctaataaataattataattacttTAAAACATGATGctaataataatgtaattttacaATTTTACTATTGAGTGTCAATGAGATCAAGGCTTTGTAGGTTTataatgagcggatattttatacgttttttggcatctttttcatatagtttttagtatgtgttgtttagtttttattaagtttttatatgttttagtgttaaatacacatttttagattctactatgagtttttatatttttggacaatttcaggtattttatggctgaaattgaggagctagagcagaagtctgattcagagacagagaaagcactacagATGTTGTCCGGATCTGACCTCTTTACACTTGgaagagcttttctagagctacagaagttcaaatggagcgctctcaatggttatggaaagctgacttccGGAGcttttccagcaatgtataatactccatactttgctttggaTTAGAAGGCctaaaactggcgtccaacgccagcttcctgccccCTTCCAAGCGTCCGGCAAGAGCAGAGAccagcgtccaaacgcccagagaggacccctagccagcgttcaatgcCCTAGGAACCTCATAGcatgtggatctcatcaaaatTCAGCCTAAACACTCACTAAATGGGCCCCAAAGgtagattttagcactaaaaagatTGTTTTACCCTTATTAGTCATTTGTTTAGTATTTTAGGGATTAGAAATATGTTATACAAACCTCTTTATGCTATTTTCAAGTTTTACTTTGTATTTTacatcagtatgagtttctaaacctcctaggttgaggggaggagccctgctgagtcctatgaattaataaaagtattaatgtttcttcttcgatcaatgtttgatttatttctaAGATATATACTCGctcttcaacatgatgaataggatgatcagtgacaatcagctctgttcatcatactaagatgaacgtgcctgacaaacacccgcgtctacttgggttTGTGTGAATATGTGACTGGAAAGCACGAGCCAACAActttgtttatacatctctcagaaggctaatccacgacttcatcGGGGACTTCTCAAGGCTCCAGTTCAGCCGATTttcggggagattagggtctccgtggtataggctagaatccaaagaagcagcattctctgatccggaagattcgaccttgtctgtggcatttgagtaggatcgccaggagaatgaactgctagagcttcacgCTTCGTCAGATTACATGACCACCGCCAATGGCATTCAATCTATAGcagaggagatcaatgaccaTGGCCCAtggcgttgatcacatacagcctgccatagaagagattactcacaagcaaagaagacagtactaccagagttaattcagaaagacaaagcaactccaatcctcaATTATATCCTTAAAGTATTAGCACCCTATTATAATAATCCTAAACTCCGTAATCTAACAACCTCttgatctgcctgactaagacttACAAGATAACcaaagcttgcttcaaaccacaatcctcgtgggatcgactctgactcgctcaggtattacttagacgacccagtgcacttgctggtacaacaGTACGAAGGTGTGGGAATTcgtgctaccaagtttttggcgccgttgccggggattgttgagtttggacaaactaacggattgtcttgctccctagatcaggtaatttttattttatttgagtcttttatttttattttcttcttctttaattttccaaaaaaaattaaaaaccttttcaaaaatatttttcttttctttgtttgatctttgtttttgtttgagtctttttgCTTGTGTCACAagtaattttctaaatttttgagtctttttttctaaaaatctttcaaaattaatgtctttttgtttgattcttgtttcaaattttaagtttgctGTTCAAGTCTTTTGtttatgttcttgatgatttttcgTTTCTTTGAGTCTTGGTTTTTGTTCTTACAgcaatttttgattttttgggATCTTCCTttcaaaagtttttcaaaaatagtttttctTTGGTTAATTTTTGTGTCAAatctttaagtttagtgtcttttgttatttttcttttagttttcaaaaatttgtgtttagctttctaaaaattttaagtttggtgtcctttatatgttcttgtgttctttgagtctttgagttttgttctttgtgttcttgttagtcttcaaagtgttcttgagttttctttctgttttgatcttaaaatttttaaatttggtgttcttttgtgtttccctccaaaattttcgaaaataaggagcattagatttaaaaattttaagtcttgtatcttttacttgtttttatctttcatcaataaattcaaaaaaaatcttttctatttctcttttttttgcttaattttcgaaatttttcaaaaaaattcagatttcaattttaaaatttttatcttatcttatcttagttgtcaattttcaaatcaaatcttttcaaaaattaaaaatcttatctttttcttatctttttctaaattcaaaaatttttttcttatctttttcaaattttaaatttaataaataaatactcacttttcaaaaataaatctttttcaaaatcaaatttcaaaatcttatctttttaaaatctttttcaaatccttttaatttcctatcttatcttttctaactacaaattttaaaaattaaaatcttttcaaatctttttaatttcttatcttatctattcttatctttttctaatttcaaatttctaaattttaatcttttcttatcttatcttttatcttattttaaattcaaatcttttcttattaattacttatcttctctctcttctctttcaaaacttcctaactaactcttccccctcttaattttcgaaaactccctcctatttctctcttctctttttcgaaaatacactaactaatttttaattcttttaaattattaaccctaattttcaaaaattaattaataaataaaataaaaaaacattttaactcttttttatcttatttaatcaTAATTCTTCTCTTCTCACTTCTATTTATTCGAATTACTCTCCCTCTCTCATGCTCCatcttcacttttatttctctcttcttctttttctttcttcacatGTAACTGAAAGCTCTTTGGTCCAAGTAGTTCAAAAagctttcttctttccttttctttcttctcttcttgtttATGACCAGGAATAGGAATAAAAAACCCCTCTTGACTCCTGATCATGAACCTGAGAAGACTCTAAGGAGGCGTTAACaacaagctaaagcacaacactccggaaGACACCTTTCAGaaagttttgaacaagaaaGGGAAGACATGGCCAAATCTCAAAAGGAGCCAAGAAAGGTCCTTGGTGACTTCACCATGCCTAACTCTTACTTTTATGGTAGAAGTATCTCTGTATCTGCCATtggagctaacaattttgagcttaagtctcagttagtctctcttctgcaacagaactgcaagttccatggacttccaatgGAAGATCCACATCTCCcaactgttcataccctaggtcgAGCTATTCGACCTGGGTTGTTTGGCgacaagtcgaccgacctcttcagctCAGAactacccgacctcttctcaaagagttcgGCCAGATCACCAGAaaagcccaaaaagggcccaaacagaggaacacgacccaaattccaaggcagcccaagcctagaaGGACAAGGGCGGTTCACTTGAAGATAGGATAActccactcaaagataagataagataattatcTTATCTCCGGAAAGGATCACTCTAcaacattataaatacactggagcacccaggtataactcatactctgattctactaaaaacctgcttaatatccttgctaacttaagcatcggagtcctttgtaggtaccaccacccttcagtgacaaaggatcagcagcattgccagtccaacaagtcagacacgacAGCTCTGGCCGCCACGCACAAGCCGGACCCGTCATCTCCGATCAGtgcagaagatctcgtccgagatcgacctacagtttcaggtaactctcagaacattggcgtcgttgctggggaacttggaagtcatcccatcatcatggcagATAACCTGAATAACGACCACGACTCTGATGTGGAGAACAGAACACCACACAAGAACGTGGAGGTTACACTAGACGATACTTCTCAACCTAACAAAGACAAAGACTCCCCAAGCACGGGACCCATGGAAGCACTTCAGGATCGCCTAAAACAACTCAAAAAAGAGGTCAAATATCAGCGGGAAGCCGAGAAAGACCTACGAAGGGAAGTTAGGCGACACTGCGAATTAGAAGACAAGCTCCAAAagctcgaagctgatctcaaaactaaaataactCGATCCAGTCACGAGGATAATTCCTGCAAgaccaagacccattcaccaaagaaatcatgaaggccaaaatcccaaaaaactTCAAACCTTCCAATATGACTTTATATGATTGCACATCATatcccagccatcatctcagtaatttctgaagcagaatgtatctcaccgacgcctcagatgcCACTCGATGTAAAGCTTTCCCAACCACCTTAACAAAGCAGCAATtaaatggttcgacaat
The Arachis duranensis cultivar V14167 chromosome 5, aradu.V14167.gnm2.J7QH, whole genome shotgun sequence genome window above contains:
- the LOC107489491 gene encoding ureide permease 1 isoform X2, which gives rise to MYLVESKGGAILCMLVSLLFLGTWPAVMTLLERRGRLPQHTYLDYTFTNLLAAVIIAFTFGEIGPSKPNEPNFLSQLSQDNWPSVLFAMAGGVVLSVGNLSTQYAWAFVGLSVVEVITSSLTVVIGTTLNYFLDDKINRAEILFPGVGCFLIAVCLGSAVHSSNTADNKTKLDSFSSHYKDAPLGHSLPTVKETRDLKDSENGTIPANKAKAGTAAFLIELEERRSIKVFGKSTFVGLAITFFAGVCFSLFSPAFNLATNDQWHTLKKGVPHLTVYTAFFYFSASCFVLAIILNLTFLYHPVLNLPKSSLKAYLRDWDGRAWALLAGLLCGFGNGLQFMGGQAAGYAAADAVQALPLVSTFWGVVLFGEYRKSSRRTYALLCSMLLMFIVAVGVLMASSGHRK
- the LOC107489491 gene encoding ureide permease 1 isoform X1, whose protein sequence is MYLVESKGGAILCMLVSLLFLGTWPAVMTLLERRGRLPQHTYLDYTFTNLLAAVIIAFTFGEIGPSKPNEPNFLSQLSQDNWPSVLFAMAGGVVLSVGNLSTQYAWAFVGLSVVEVITSSLTVVIGTTLNYFLDDKINRAEILFPGVGCFLIAVCLGSAVHSSNTADNKTKLDSFSSHYKDAPLGHSLPTVKETRVDLKDSENGTIPANKAKAGTAAFLIELEERRSIKVFGKSTFVGLAITFFAGVCFSLFSPAFNLATNDQWHTLKKGVPHLTVYTAFFYFSASCFVLAIILNLTFLYHPVLNLPKSSLKAYLRDWDGRAWALLAGLLCGFGNGLQFMGGQAAGYAAADAVQALPLVSTFWGVVLFGEYRKSSRRTYALLCSMLLMFIVAVGVLMASSGHRK